A portion of the Oxynema aestuarii AP17 genome contains these proteins:
- a CDS encoding GtrA family protein translates to MASFLATALDFIVFSLFVRLFELPVPRGAVFGSLAGGIFHFSLCRFWVFARFERNLLEAAFRYAIVSGSALVLHSTLTTLLATYLLDIEETAWLTSKFLVFAFWIYPGSKYMVFGRSRRFRTARRRGYLWFGRLRKGRW, encoded by the coding sequence GTGGCCTCTTTTTTAGCCACGGCTCTAGATTTTATCGTTTTTTCGCTGTTCGTCAGGCTGTTCGAGCTTCCGGTTCCGCGAGGGGCCGTCTTCGGCTCCCTGGCGGGGGGAATTTTTCACTTTAGCCTTTGCCGTTTTTGGGTATTTGCTCGCTTCGAGCGCAATTTACTCGAAGCGGCTTTTCGTTATGCGATCGTCTCCGGAAGCGCCCTCGTCCTACACTCGACGTTGACGACCCTGTTGGCGACCTATTTGCTCGACATCGAAGAAACTGCCTGGTTGACGTCGAAGTTTTTAGTGTTTGCCTTTTGGATTTATCCCGGTAGCAAATACATGGTTTTCGGTCGATCGCGCCGATTCAGAACGGCCCGACGGCGCGGCTATCTGTGGTTCGGACGCTTGCGAAAAGGGCGCTGGTAA
- a CDS encoding PAS domain-containing sensor histidine kinase → MVSPRANSSLSLSDNSIILWLGDRGSHWKQHQAMLGDRGYTLRAGRLEGERWIVRGRQRTNPIEPIAIVVRGADFEPIWQMLGALVRVASPPENCHIPILIRIGVGEAFDPTLVLEREGVDYLREPFESSDLLVRIERLLQSGSRRRQQTQIEQQWTILERAIAQIGIGVTISDALRADYPIVYVNSVFEQLTGYTFAEVKGQNCRFLQGKKRDQPQIATLRKAIATGEPCEVILENYRKDGTRFWNQVQICPFRDAEGTVTHIVGLQSDASDRRAQEQFFFENRERFRLAFENAPIGMAIASLEPEKKGTLLRANTALCRMLGYSHAELKQLTIERVSHPDDWKIDLDLAYKLLAGDIDRYQIEKRYIHKQGHIVWGNLAVSLVRNEVGEPLYAICHVEDISDRKRAELALQERETQLQILGDNLDRGLIYQLVRDPDGCYRFSYMSGGVERLLGLTPEQVKADPSSLYALIAEEDRPLHDRLTEESWRNLSVFSMQMRKRKPDGSLQWSQLRSVPRRLPDGTTIWDGIEVDITELKLAEAQLRESEERFRGAFDDAAVAMAIVDLQGNFIQVNRALCDLLGYDAEELLKLNVCAIVDPEEHFAAKTLQPLFEGRQSALVQEREYLHKDGEKIATLASISLLKDERGKPRYAIGQIQDIRARKAAEAQLVHAKEAAEAANRAKSAFLANMSHELRTPLHAIFGFSDLLRHSPNLSEIEREHLQIVRRNGENLLGLINEILDLSKIEVGRGLLKLEHFDLYRLLQELEEIFGVKARQKNLGFQTIAAPNLPRYVCSDRLKLTQVLIQLLENAIKFTTHGEVSLEVRPVAGDCPAQTLRERLRFAVRDTGIGIAEENHDRIFEPFTAERVGTKGSTGSGLGLALVRKHLELLDSAIELSSEPENGSTFAFEIEVETISEDVRGTQEAIVDPASPPTASPTAEELQIEKLLADLSASWKQELRKAALVLDDRALFALLDRLSDREAPLVHCLRTWIDNFAYDKIIELLDRHCQDSS, encoded by the coding sequence ATGGTTTCACCCCGCGCCAATTCTTCCTTATCTTTGTCGGACAATTCTATTATTTTATGGTTAGGCGATCGCGGGTCACACTGGAAGCAACACCAAGCCATGTTGGGCGATCGCGGCTATACTCTTCGTGCGGGGCGTCTGGAGGGGGAACGCTGGATCGTGCGCGGACGCCAGCGAACCAACCCGATCGAACCGATCGCGATCGTGGTGCGAGGGGCAGATTTCGAGCCGATCTGGCAGATGCTCGGCGCCCTCGTTCGCGTAGCGTCTCCACCGGAGAATTGCCACATCCCGATTTTAATCCGAATCGGGGTGGGAGAAGCATTCGATCCGACGCTCGTTTTAGAACGCGAAGGGGTCGATTACCTCAGAGAACCCTTTGAATCCAGCGATTTACTGGTGCGGATCGAACGGTTGCTGCAATCTGGATCGCGCAGGCGCCAGCAGACACAAATCGAGCAGCAGTGGACGATTTTGGAACGGGCGATCGCCCAAATCGGCATCGGGGTGACCATTTCGGATGCCCTTCGTGCCGACTACCCCATTGTTTACGTCAATTCCGTATTCGAGCAACTCACGGGTTATACTTTTGCGGAAGTGAAAGGTCAAAATTGTCGCTTCTTGCAGGGAAAAAAGCGCGACCAACCGCAAATCGCTACCCTCCGAAAGGCGATCGCCACGGGAGAACCGTGCGAGGTGATTTTAGAAAACTATCGCAAAGACGGGACTCGCTTTTGGAATCAGGTTCAAATTTGCCCGTTTCGCGACGCCGAGGGAACGGTGACTCACATTGTAGGCTTGCAGTCCGATGCCAGCGATCGCCGAGCCCAAGAACAATTTTTCTTCGAGAATCGAGAACGATTTCGGCTGGCGTTTGAAAATGCGCCGATTGGAATGGCGATCGCCAGTTTGGAACCGGAAAAAAAGGGTACGCTTTTACGCGCCAATACAGCATTATGCCGGATGCTCGGCTATTCTCACGCCGAACTCAAACAATTGACGATCGAACGTGTCAGTCATCCCGACGACTGGAAAATCGATCTCGATTTAGCCTACAAACTGCTCGCCGGAGACATCGATCGCTACCAGATCGAAAAACGCTACATCCACAAGCAAGGACATATCGTTTGGGGCAATTTAGCGGTCAGTTTAGTTCGCAACGAAGTCGGCGAACCACTTTATGCAATTTGTCATGTCGAAGACATCAGCGATCGCAAACGGGCCGAACTCGCCTTGCAAGAACGAGAAACCCAGTTACAAATCCTCGGGGACAATCTCGATCGCGGTTTGATTTACCAACTCGTGCGCGACCCGGACGGATGCTATCGCTTTTCTTATATGAGTGGCGGGGTCGAACGCTTGCTCGGACTGACGCCAGAACAGGTCAAAGCCGATCCGAGTAGTCTGTATGCTTTAATCGCCGAAGAAGACCGTCCCCTACACGATCGCCTCACCGAGGAATCGTGGCGCAATTTGTCGGTGTTTTCAATGCAGATGCGCAAACGCAAACCGGACGGATCCCTACAGTGGTCGCAACTGCGATCGGTTCCGCGACGGTTGCCCGACGGAACCACGATCTGGGATGGGATCGAGGTCGATATTACCGAACTCAAGCTCGCCGAAGCGCAATTACGCGAGAGTGAGGAGCGCTTTCGGGGAGCCTTTGACGATGCGGCGGTGGCGATGGCGATCGTCGATTTACAAGGTAATTTTATCCAGGTCAATCGGGCGTTGTGCGACTTACTCGGTTACGACGCCGAGGAATTATTAAAATTGAATGTCTGCGCGATCGTCGATCCCGAGGAGCATTTTGCTGCAAAAACCTTGCAACCCCTTTTCGAGGGACGACAATCGGCCCTGGTTCAAGAAAGAGAATATTTACATAAAGACGGGGAAAAAATTGCCACTCTGGCAAGTATTTCGCTGCTCAAAGACGAACGGGGGAAGCCACGTTACGCGATCGGTCAAATTCAAGATATCCGCGCGCGTAAAGCCGCCGAGGCGCAATTAGTCCACGCCAAAGAAGCCGCCGAAGCCGCCAATCGCGCCAAAAGTGCGTTTCTGGCGAATATGAGTCACGAACTGCGCACGCCGTTACACGCAATTTTTGGTTTTAGCGACCTGTTGCGTCACAGTCCAAATTTATCGGAGATCGAACGAGAACACTTGCAGATCGTGCGCCGCAACGGGGAAAATTTACTGGGTTTGATTAATGAAATTCTCGACCTGTCCAAGATCGAAGTGGGACGGGGATTGCTGAAACTGGAGCATTTCGACCTGTACCGACTGTTGCAGGAGTTAGAAGAGATCTTCGGGGTGAAGGCGCGTCAGAAAAATCTGGGTTTTCAAACGATCGCCGCGCCGAATTTGCCTCGATATGTTTGCAGCGATCGCCTTAAATTAACTCAAGTTTTAATCCAGTTATTAGAAAATGCGATTAAATTTACGACCCACGGTGAAGTGAGCTTAGAAGTGCGTCCGGTGGCGGGGGATTGTCCTGCGCAGACCCTACGGGAACGCCTGCGCTTTGCGGTGCGCGATACGGGGATCGGAATCGCCGAGGAAAATCACGATCGCATCTTCGAACCCTTTACGGCGGAGCGCGTCGGGACGAAGGGTTCGACGGGATCGGGATTGGGTTTGGCTCTAGTCCGCAAGCATCTCGAACTCCTCGACAGCGCGATCGAATTGTCCTCGGAACCGGAGAACGGATCGACCTTCGCGTTCGAGATCGAGGTGGAAACGATTAGCGAAGATGTTCGAGGGACTCAGGAGGCGATCGTCGATCCCGCTTCCCCTCCTACAGCGTCGCCGACGGCGGAGGAATTACAAATTGAGAAGTTGCTCGCCGATTTATCCGCTTCCTGGAAACAAGAGTTACGAAAAGCGGCCTTAGTTTTGGACGATCGCGCCCTATTCGCCTTACTCGACCGACTCTCGGACCGAGAAGCTCCTCTAGTGCATTGCTTGCGTACTTGGATCGATAATTTTGCCTACGATAAAATCATCGAACTCCTCGATCGCCATTGTCAAGATTCGTCGTAA
- a CDS encoding CO2 hydration protein — translation MSATLTKPTLPPSQHEFAPIVHRLEAGGAMLPDTPENLMQIIGIYKAYAVPMDFYWRDLLYIAEEVFLNPLPFFKYFLPQHYLDLHNHYAGDDADLRVWRGEATAHPELLEFIEKGEIGKKLPRLLHHWLHDRVNMEFAEACMRAMLWHGRDMGWGQFDAYLDTDEYKANADRAIKAYFKGNPMMLGLYKAFPDMFIEQVRQLSYYSNLGLFWEVMAPVFFEMSDLYDEGKLTTVPEAMNFLVNGIFAIAGRPIYHHAHIRGEVYEIIPKSKGFMWLYEAALPYVEAVFYRTAPFRGTKSYNAQAKEVPNEQKDFHYGILYADVFPVGTAGIPPTLLMQDMLHFLPPYLVDYYQKHCRGEDDMLIQLGITFQRSMYCVTSAVIQALRTALLYPLDDPNPKHLQANRAFFEAQLDRFKRPEARLRDIQRQDYR, via the coding sequence ATGAGTGCGACCCTGACGAAACCGACTTTACCCCCCTCGCAACACGAATTTGCCCCGATCGTACACCGTTTGGAAGCGGGGGGGGCTATGTTGCCAGATACGCCGGAAAACTTAATGCAAATCATCGGCATTTATAAAGCCTACGCAGTGCCGATGGACTTTTACTGGCGCGATTTACTCTATATCGCCGAAGAAGTTTTTTTAAACCCCTTACCCTTTTTTAAATACTTCCTTCCCCAACATTATTTAGACCTTCACAATCACTACGCCGGAGACGATGCCGATCTGCGAGTTTGGCGCGGCGAAGCGACGGCCCATCCCGAACTTTTAGAATTTATTGAAAAAGGAGAAATCGGCAAAAAATTACCGCGTTTACTCCACCATTGGCTGCACGATCGCGTCAATATGGAATTTGCCGAAGCCTGTATGAGAGCTATGCTCTGGCACGGTCGAGATATGGGATGGGGCCAGTTTGACGCCTATCTCGATACGGACGAATATAAAGCCAATGCCGATCGCGCAATTAAAGCCTATTTCAAAGGCAATCCGATGATGTTGGGGCTTTATAAAGCGTTTCCCGACATGTTTATCGAACAAGTTCGTCAGTTGTCTTATTACAGCAATCTCGGACTGTTTTGGGAAGTGATGGCTCCGGTCTTTTTTGAAATGTCGGACTTGTACGATGAAGGGAAGTTAACGACGGTTCCCGAGGCGATGAATTTCTTAGTCAATGGCATTTTTGCGATCGCCGGACGCCCGATTTACCATCACGCTCACATTCGCGGCGAAGTTTACGAGATCATCCCGAAATCTAAGGGCTTTATGTGGCTTTACGAAGCGGCTTTACCTTATGTGGAAGCTGTATTTTATCGCACGGCACCTTTCCGAGGAACGAAATCTTATAACGCCCAGGCGAAAGAAGTTCCAAACGAACAAAAAGACTTTCATTACGGAATTCTTTACGCCGATGTTTTCCCCGTGGGGACTGCAGGGATTCCGCCGACGTTGTTGATGCAGGATATGTTACATTTCTTGCCCCCCTATTTGGTGGATTACTATCAAAAACACTGTCGGGGGGAAGATGATATGTTAATTCAGTTGGGAATTACATTTCAGCGATCGATGTATTGCGTGACCTCGGCGGTGATTCAAGCTTTGCGCACGGCGTTGCTCTATCCTTTAGACGATCCCAATCCGAAACACTTACAAGCAAATCGAGCATTTTTTGAGGCGCAACTCGATCGCTTCAAACGTCCGGAAGCGCGCTTGCGCGATATTCAACGTCAGGATTATCGTTAG
- a CDS encoding NADH-quinone oxidoreductase subunit M translates to MLTTLICLPLIGAAIVGFWPGKANSSWLRTVALAIATLIFGWTLAIAMQFDLGVSGFQLREFTPWVPQLGLTYHLAIDGLSFPLLALSAMLTWIAIYGSGDGVERPRLYYPMILLVNAGIAGAFAAQNLLLFVLFYELELIPLYLLIAIWGGEKRGYAAMKFLIYTAISGILILAAFLGMGWLSGASSFDWEAIATQNLSLKSQFILLTILLIGFGIKIPLVPLHTWLPDAYVEASPPIAILLGGILAKLGTYGLIRFGLQLFPGTWELISPGLAIVGVISVLYGALTAIAQKDIKRMVAYSSIGHMGYILVATAAGTALSTLGAVTQMVSHGLILALLFYLVGIVEIKVGTRELARLNGLMSPVRGLPLTSGLLVLAGMASAGIPGLVGFIAEFMVFQGSFDIFPVPTLLCIIASGLTAVYFVILLNRTCFGRLDNATAYYPKVLWRERVPAFILAATIFVLGISPAWLVRWSEPTTNAMALALKAPIATPVALGKNIDRGDSPLETLSRRGATVSQLNSVQF, encoded by the coding sequence ATGCTAACTACATTAATTTGCTTACCTCTTATCGGTGCGGCAATCGTCGGCTTTTGGCCGGGAAAAGCCAATAGTTCCTGGTTGAGAACCGTGGCGCTGGCGATCGCCACCCTCATTTTTGGCTGGACGTTGGCGATCGCCATGCAATTCGATCTCGGCGTTTCCGGGTTTCAGTTACGGGAATTCACCCCTTGGGTTCCTCAACTGGGATTGACCTATCATTTGGCGATCGACGGCTTATCCTTTCCCCTGTTAGCGCTGTCGGCCATGCTAACTTGGATTGCCATTTATGGCAGTGGCGATGGCGTCGAACGCCCCCGGCTTTACTACCCGATGATTTTATTAGTCAATGCCGGGATTGCCGGGGCTTTTGCCGCCCAAAACTTGTTATTATTCGTCCTTTTTTACGAACTCGAACTGATTCCCCTTTACTTATTAATTGCCATTTGGGGTGGCGAGAAACGCGGTTATGCGGCGATGAAATTCCTCATTTACACCGCGATTTCGGGAATTTTGATTCTCGCGGCCTTTTTGGGGATGGGATGGCTTAGCGGGGCGAGCAGTTTCGATTGGGAGGCGATCGCCACTCAAAATCTCTCCTTAAAGAGCCAATTCATTTTATTAACCATCCTGTTAATTGGTTTTGGCATTAAAATCCCCCTAGTTCCCCTGCATACCTGGTTGCCCGATGCCTACGTCGAAGCCTCCCCACCGATCGCCATTCTTTTAGGCGGTATTTTGGCCAAATTAGGCACTTACGGCTTAATTCGCTTCGGTTTACAACTCTTTCCCGGGACTTGGGAACTCATTTCCCCCGGATTGGCGATCGTCGGCGTGATTAGCGTGCTTTACGGGGCATTGACCGCGATCGCCCAAAAAGATATCAAACGCATGGTCGCCTACAGTTCCATCGGACACATGGGCTATATCTTGGTCGCCACGGCGGCGGGAACCGCCCTGAGTACCTTGGGCGCCGTCACCCAGATGGTCAGTCACGGCTTGATCCTCGCCTTACTGTTCTACCTAGTCGGGATCGTCGAAATCAAAGTCGGTACCCGGGAACTGGCTCGTCTCAACGGGTTGATGAGTCCGGTGCGCGGTTTACCCTTAACCAGTGGCTTGCTCGTCTTAGCCGGAATGGCCAGTGCCGGAATCCCCGGTCTAGTCGGGTTTATCGCCGAATTTATGGTGTTTCAAGGCAGTTTCGACATTTTCCCGGTTCCGACCTTGTTATGTATCATCGCCTCCGGCTTGACGGCGGTTTACTTCGTCATTCTTCTCAACCGCACCTGTTTCGGACGGCTGGATAACGCCACGGCGTACTATCCGAAAGTGCTGTGGCGCGAACGAGTTCCGGCGTTTATTTTAGCCGCGACCATCTTCGTTCTCGGAATTAGCCCCGCCTGGTTGGTGCGCTGGAGCGAACCCACGACGAATGCAATGGCGTTGGCGTTAAAAGCGCCAATCGCGACCCCCGTCGCTTTAGGAAAAAACATCGATCGCGGCGATTCTCCTTTGGAGACGCTTTCGCGTCGCGGCGCCACTGTTTCGCAACTCAACTCCGTTCAATTTTAA
- a CDS encoding NAD(P)H-quinone oxidoreductase subunit F, producing MDHFLGTTVWFVPCYTLIGGIMSGMWSPGILRRIGPRPAGYANALMTLLAFTHSLFALPGIWNQPPQTLSWTWLDAAGLHLSLDVEISAVSVGAMALVTGLNLLAQIFAVGYMEMDWGWARFYALLGLFEAGICSLILCNSLFFSYVVLEILTLGTYLLVGLWFSQGLVVTGARDAFLTKRVGDLVLLMAVVALLPLAGTWNFTELAQWAETAQLDPTVATLLGLALIAGPLGKCAQFPLHLWLDEAMEGPLPSTILRNSVVVATGAWVLIKLQPVLALSEIGLAAAVAIGSVTAVGASAIAIAQIDMKRSLSYSVSAYMGLVFIAVGTGQTDTALMLLFAYAVAMALLVMSVGGIVWNNITQDLTQYGGLWSRRPLSGLSFIIGGAGLIALPPFGGFWALLQMADRLWATRPELVAVLLLVNGLTAFSVTREFGLLFAGKTKPMTVRSPEVHWPMVLPMLILAGFALHVPILLWQWQLLPDGLSFNLAAAILLSVSSAIGLGLGAFVYIGDRWEKPVRLGSASLQNFFAYDFYTAKLYKLTIVFAVTIVSRLISWFDRYIVDGFVNLVGLATVFSGQTLKYNVSGQTQFYVLTILFGVATLVTLAIWL from the coding sequence ATGGATCACTTCCTCGGTACAACCGTATGGTTCGTACCTTGTTACACCTTAATCGGGGGGATTATGTCCGGGATGTGGTCGCCCGGGATCCTGCGTCGCATCGGTCCGCGACCTGCCGGATATGCCAATGCCTTGATGACCTTGCTGGCTTTCACGCACAGCTTGTTCGCCCTTCCTGGGATTTGGAACCAACCCCCTCAAACCCTATCTTGGACCTGGTTAGATGCCGCCGGGTTGCATCTGAGCCTCGATGTAGAAATCTCTGCCGTCAGCGTCGGGGCGATGGCCCTGGTCACCGGACTCAACCTGCTCGCCCAAATCTTCGCCGTCGGCTATATGGAAATGGACTGGGGATGGGCGCGCTTTTATGCCCTCCTCGGTTTATTTGAAGCGGGGATTTGCTCGTTAATCTTGTGCAATTCCCTATTCTTCAGTTACGTAGTTTTAGAAATCCTCACCCTGGGGACTTATCTCCTCGTCGGCTTGTGGTTCAGCCAGGGTTTGGTGGTGACCGGAGCTAGAGATGCGTTTTTAACCAAACGGGTCGGCGACTTAGTGCTGCTCATGGCCGTGGTTGCGCTCTTACCCCTCGCGGGAACTTGGAATTTTACGGAATTAGCGCAATGGGCCGAAACTGCCCAACTGGATCCGACCGTCGCCACCTTGTTAGGTTTGGCACTGATTGCCGGACCGTTGGGGAAATGCGCTCAGTTTCCCTTGCACCTGTGGCTGGACGAAGCGATGGAAGGACCGCTCCCGAGTACAATTTTGCGAAACTCGGTGGTGGTCGCCACGGGGGCGTGGGTATTGATTAAATTACAACCCGTTTTAGCCCTCTCAGAAATCGGTTTAGCGGCGGCGGTCGCCATCGGCTCGGTCACGGCAGTGGGCGCCTCGGCGATCGCGATCGCCCAAATCGACATGAAGCGTTCCCTCTCTTACTCGGTCAGCGCCTACATGGGATTGGTGTTTATCGCCGTGGGCACCGGACAAACCGATACCGCCTTGATGCTCTTATTCGCCTACGCCGTAGCCATGGCCCTGTTGGTGATGAGTGTCGGCGGCATCGTGTGGAACAATATCACCCAAGATTTAACCCAATATGGCGGCTTGTGGTCTCGCCGTCCCCTCTCCGGTCTGTCCTTCATCATCGGTGGTGCCGGACTGATTGCCCTACCGCCGTTTGGCGGCTTCTGGGCGTTGCTACAAATGGCCGATCGCCTCTGGGCAACCCGACCGGAATTAGTCGCGGTTCTCCTTCTCGTCAACGGCTTAACTGCATTTAGCGTGACGCGCGAATTCGGCTTGTTATTTGCCGGAAAAACGAAACCGATGACCGTGCGATCGCCCGAAGTTCACTGGCCGATGGTGTTACCGATGCTAATCTTGGCAGGTTTTGCGCTGCACGTGCCGATTTTGCTCTGGCAGTGGCAACTGCTCCCCGACGGCTTGAGTTTCAATCTCGCCGCCGCGATCTTGCTGTCCGTTTCGAGCGCGATCGGTCTCGGTTTGGGGGCGTTCGTATATATCGGCGATCGCTGGGAAAAACCCGTGCGTTTGGGTTCGGCTTCCCTGCAAAACTTTTTCGCCTACGATTTTTACACGGCCAAACTGTACAAATTGACGATTGTTTTTGCCGTGACGATCGTTTCCCGTTTGATTTCTTGGTTCGATCGCTATATCGTCGATGGTTTTGTCAATCTCGTCGGTTTAGCCACAGTATTTAGCGGCCAAACTTTGAAATATAACGTTTCGGGACAAACTCAATTTTATGTCCTGACCATTTTATTTGGCGTTGCCACTTTGGTGACGTTAGCCATCTGGTTGTAG
- a CDS encoding tetratricopeptide repeat protein: MRNSFKWIGMMAALMTGLTSPVWAQTDPTGSRDSGQVTDEETTPMPTAAPEPESEAVPSPEPGSEDLPETPAAEPSELQSLLSEGQFLLNSKKYDAALDLYDRAVDLDGDNVDARIGRGMSLAALQRYDEAIAELNRAVELRPQYSLAWLSRGTILKDTDRNEAALESFDRALAGDGSWGENRAADAHINRGSVLWRLDRREDALDAFDRAIALDDQFALAWYNKGTALLQEGRYEEAIVAYDRALASQGDWGLTTGPASAWYNRGVALELLERYEEAIESYDRALRITPNHTKARQQLANLRDRLDL; this comes from the coding sequence ATGCGGAACTCCTTTAAATGGATCGGTATGATGGCAGCGCTGATGACGGGTTTGACCTCTCCAGTGTGGGCTCAAACCGATCCGACGGGCAGTCGGGATTCCGGCCAGGTCACCGATGAAGAGACGACGCCGATGCCGACGGCGGCGCCCGAGCCGGAGTCCGAGGCGGTGCCTTCCCCGGAACCTGGGAGCGAAGATCTGCCGGAGACGCCAGCAGCAGAACCGAGCGAGTTGCAATCCTTGCTTTCGGAAGGGCAATTTTTGCTCAATTCTAAAAAGTACGATGCAGCGTTGGACCTTTACGATCGCGCCGTCGATCTCGACGGGGATAATGTGGATGCTCGAATCGGTCGGGGAATGAGCTTGGCAGCGTTACAACGCTACGACGAGGCGATCGCCGAACTCAACCGCGCGGTGGAGTTGCGCCCTCAATACTCCCTCGCGTGGCTCAGTCGCGGCACGATCCTCAAAGATACCGACCGTAACGAAGCCGCTCTAGAATCGTTCGATCGCGCCTTGGCCGGAGATGGCAGTTGGGGCGAGAATCGAGCCGCAGACGCTCACATCAATCGCGGTTCGGTGTTGTGGCGCTTAGATCGTCGCGAAGATGCTCTCGATGCCTTCGATCGCGCGATCGCCCTCGACGATCAATTTGCCTTGGCTTGGTATAACAAAGGCACGGCCCTGCTCCAAGAAGGCCGCTACGAAGAGGCGATCGTCGCTTACGACCGCGCCTTAGCCAGTCAGGGGGATTGGGGCTTAACGACCGGCCCGGCTAGTGCCTGGTACAACCGGGGGGTTGCCCTCGAATTACTCGAACGCTACGAAGAGGCGATCGAATCTTACGATCGCGCCTTGCGAATTACCCCCAACCACACCAAAGCCAGACAACAACTGGCGAACTTGCGCGATCGTCTCGACCTCTAA
- a CDS encoding hybrid sensor histidine kinase/response regulator, protein MNINFSPTHSPLILLVDDDRTTRMMLRRAMIKEGYRVAEASNGLEGVEAYRQIQPDMVLLDARMPGLDGFACCQQIQAVSELKSTPILMITSLEDEDSVDRAFQVGATDYITKPIHWAVLRRRVQRLLQEKQAEREILKALERERELNALRSGIVTTISHEYQTPLTAIISSAELLECYWPRWGEDKRKKHLQRIQTAAGHLSQLVRDVLSIDLAQSGQLEFNPLVLDLEQWCRALVAEAGDPRREIALNFEGDCQNLILDGQLLQQILTNLLSNAIKYSPGGGAIELIVRCRDLHREDADLGSDGQEANRYQILGGVAQLEPADDTCSAIVCLQVRDRGIGVPATERRAIFQAFQRGSNVATIQGTGLGLAIVKRCVELHGGQIEIDSELDVGTTVTVTLPVRRLSPNTSLGDRRSIAESSSLEATG, encoded by the coding sequence ATGAATATTAACTTTTCACCGACCCACTCCCCCCTCATTCTCCTCGTGGACGACGATCGCACCACTCGCATGATGTTGCGTCGCGCCATGATCAAAGAAGGGTATCGCGTCGCCGAAGCCAGTAATGGATTGGAGGGCGTTGAAGCGTACCGCCAAATTCAGCCCGACATGGTATTGCTCGACGCGCGAATGCCGGGTTTGGATGGGTTTGCCTGTTGCCAGCAAATACAAGCGGTCTCGGAACTTAAAAGTACGCCGATTTTAATGATCACCAGTTTGGAAGACGAAGATTCCGTAGACCGAGCCTTTCAAGTGGGGGCCACGGACTACATCACCAAACCGATCCACTGGGCCGTGTTACGCAGGCGCGTCCAGCGTTTGTTGCAGGAAAAGCAAGCGGAACGAGAAATTCTCAAAGCGTTGGAGCGCGAACGAGAACTCAATGCCTTGCGCTCGGGCATCGTGACGACGATTTCTCACGAATATCAAACTCCTTTAACAGCCATTATTTCCTCGGCAGAACTGCTCGAATGTTATTGGCCGAGGTGGGGTGAAGACAAAAGAAAAAAACATTTACAACGGATTCAAACTGCTGCCGGGCACTTGAGTCAATTAGTGCGCGATGTATTGTCGATCGATCTGGCGCAATCGGGTCAATTGGAGTTCAATCCTTTGGTCTTGGATCTCGAACAATGGTGTCGGGCATTAGTGGCCGAAGCGGGGGATCCCCGCCGCGAAATCGCCTTGAATTTTGAAGGGGACTGCCAGAATTTAATACTCGACGGCCAACTATTGCAACAAATTTTAACCAATTTATTGTCTAATGCGATTAAATACTCCCCCGGCGGAGGAGCGATCGAGTTAATCGTCCGTTGTCGCGACCTCCACCGGGAGGATGCGGATCTCGGCAGCGACGGCCAGGAAGCGAACCGTTACCAGATTTTGGGAGGGGTAGCGCAGTTAGAGCCTGCGGACGATACCTGTTCGGCGATCGTGTGCTTGCAAGTTCGCGATCGCGGCATCGGGGTGCCTGCCACCGAACGACGGGCTATTTTCCAAGCGTTTCAGCGAGGCAGCAACGTTGCGACGATTCAAGGAACCGGGTTGGGATTGGCGATTGTCAAACGTTGTGTGGAGCTGCACGGGGGACAAATTGAAATTGACAGCGAACTCGACGTGGGAACCACGGTGACGGTGACTTTACCCGTGCGGCGCCTCTCCCCAAATACCTCTCTAGGCGATCGCCGTTCGATTGCCGAGTCTTCTTCCTTGGAGGCTACGGGATAA